In Candidatus Methylomirabilota bacterium, one genomic interval encodes:
- a CDS encoding TAXI family TRAP transporter solute-binding subunit has translation MANRPDVVIGTASPTGIYYPLGASICRLLNLETPRHGLRCSEEPSSGPVATIVSLRRGRLDIGIVPSDVLADAVTGQGPFTSRGPTTELRVLFAGPDEMLTVVAQKELGIRTVTQLRGTRINIGNPGSRQRANMDRVMAVLGLAPSDFVDVRELPAAEQNRAFCAKELDVIVYAVGHPNGLIQDVTRTCHGMLVDVSGPAIDRMLSEYREYEREVIPGGTYADHPADVRTFGVRAMVLASPRVSDTMAYEMTRAVFDNFDAFRHLHPAFETLSVEDMVHANGRAPVHAGAMRYYRQRGWLP, from the coding sequence TGCCGGTTGCTCAATCTCGAGACACCGCGCCACGGCCTGCGATGCTCGGAAGAGCCGTCGTCAGGACCCGTCGCGACTATCGTATCGCTTCGTCGCGGCCGGCTCGACATCGGCATTGTCCCGTCGGACGTGCTGGCCGACGCTGTGACGGGCCAAGGGCCGTTCACCTCGCGGGGGCCCACGACCGAACTGCGCGTCCTGTTCGCCGGTCCTGACGAGATGCTGACGGTCGTGGCCCAAAAGGAATTGGGCATCCGCACGGTGACACAGCTCCGCGGTACACGGATCAACATCGGGAATCCCGGATCGCGGCAACGAGCCAATATGGACCGCGTGATGGCCGTCCTCGGCCTGGCGCCAAGCGATTTCGTAGACGTGCGTGAGCTCCCGGCCGCTGAGCAGAACCGCGCCTTTTGCGCGAAGGAGCTCGACGTGATCGTCTATGCGGTCGGCCATCCCAATGGACTGATTCAAGACGTGACTCGCACATGCCACGGCATGCTGGTCGACGTGAGCGGTCCGGCTATCGACCGAATGTTATCCGAGTATCGAGAATACGAGCGCGAGGTGATCCCCGGCGGGACGTATGCGGACCATCCGGCCGATGTGCGGACGTTCGGCGTCCGCGCGATGGTGCTCGCCAGCCCACGTGTATCGGACACCATGGCCTACGAGATGACCCGAGCCGTCTTCGATAACTTCGACGCGTTCCGGCACCTGCATCCTGCTTTCGAAACGCTGTCGGTCGAAGACATGGTCCATGCTAACGGGCGCGCTCCCGTCCACGCGGGGGCGATGCGCTATTATCGCCAGCGCGGGTGGCTGCCGTGA
- a CDS encoding lipopolysaccharide assembly protein LapA domain-containing protein, which translates to MLSLIVSSVLLLAVVLFALQNAQAVTVRFLFWQLQSSVALVALAATAAGVLIAELFGLASRLLRWKRGRPVAGPATPPAEPGSSARRRD; encoded by the coding sequence ATGCTCTCCCTGATTGTCTCGAGCGTCCTCCTTCTGGCCGTTGTCCTCTTCGCCCTGCAGAATGCCCAAGCGGTCACGGTGCGGTTCCTCTTCTGGCAGCTCCAGTCCTCGGTGGCCCTCGTCGCCCTCGCCGCCACGGCAGCCGGCGTGCTGATCGCGGAACTGTTCGGGCTGGCGAGCCGCCTGCTGCGCTGGAAGCGCGGCCGGCCCGTGGCGGGTCCGGCGACGCCCCCCGCTGAGCCAGGCTCCTCCGCACGCCGGCGGGACTGA
- a CDS encoding Tim44-like domain-containing protein has protein sequence MTLLAGFAAGSLLGGSLFGLSGSLLALLLIGGGIVVMFLPRRPAAPAPPMPVAVSVPSRLATPPDESSLERGVRDIRQTDARFDPDRFAGYTGMVFRDVQNAWMTRDIGPLRDRLTPEMYGELQARCDRLHEAGRLNRIDCIEIRAEITEAWQESDQDYVTAYISGSMIDYTVDAMTNGLVNGSSVIPKEVEEFWTFTRPAGLNFWMLSAIQIS, from the coding sequence ATGACCCTGCTGGCCGGCTTCGCGGCCGGTAGCCTGCTCGGCGGCTCGCTCTTCGGGCTCTCCGGGAGCCTGCTGGCCCTGCTGCTCATTGGTGGCGGAATCGTAGTGATGTTCCTGCCCCGTCGCCCGGCCGCGCCTGCGCCACCGATGCCGGTCGCCGTGAGTGTCCCGAGTCGCCTGGCTACGCCGCCCGACGAATCGAGCCTCGAGCGAGGAGTCCGCGACATCCGCCAGACCGACGCGAGGTTTGATCCGGACAGATTCGCCGGCTACACGGGTATGGTGTTCCGCGACGTGCAGAACGCCTGGATGACTCGGGACATTGGCCCCCTCCGTGATCGACTCACGCCCGAGATGTATGGCGAGCTGCAAGCGCGGTGCGACCGGTTACACGAGGCCGGACGATTGAACCGCATCGACTGCATCGAGATTCGCGCCGAGATCACGGAAGCATGGCAGGAGAGCGATCAGGATTACGTGACGGCCTACATCAGCGGCTCGATGATCGACTACACCGTCGACGCGATGACCAACGGCCTCGTGAACGGGTCGAGCGTGATACCGAAGGAGGTCGAAGAATTCTGGACGTTCACACGCCCAGCCGGCCTCAACTTCTGGATGCTCTCGGCCATCCAGATCTCCTAA
- a CDS encoding response regulator, which yields MRGVPPVVFIVDDDPSVRTSLTRLIEATGYAVEAFASAREFLERERYAGPSCLVLDVRMPGLSGLDLQEMLAGAGRRMSIVFVSGHGDISMSVRAMKGGAVDFLTKPFDEKELLTAIDRAVAKDVHDLDDEARLAEVQKRVNTLTPREVEVFALVVTGMLNKQIASRLGIVEKTVKVHRARVMEKMRARSVAELVRLADRLGVIVPKS from the coding sequence ATGAGAGGGGTCCCCCCGGTGGTCTTCATTGTCGACGACGACCCTTCCGTGCGAACGAGCCTGACGCGCTTGATCGAGGCCACAGGGTACGCGGTCGAGGCGTTTGCGTCGGCCCGGGAGTTCCTGGAGCGCGAACGGTATGCCGGTCCGTCCTGCCTCGTGCTGGACGTGCGGATGCCCGGCCTGAGCGGGCTCGACCTGCAGGAGATGCTGGCGGGCGCGGGGCGCCGGATGTCCATCGTCTTCGTCTCGGGCCATGGTGACATCTCGATGAGCGTCAGGGCCATGAAGGGCGGGGCTGTCGATTTCCTCACCAAGCCCTTCGACGAGAAGGAGCTCCTCACGGCGATCGACCGGGCCGTGGCGAAGGACGTTCATGATCTGGACGACGAGGCCCGCCTGGCCGAGGTCCAGAAGCGCGTGAACACGCTCACACCGCGCGAGGTCGAGGTGTTCGCCCTCGTCGTGACCGGCATGCTGAACAAGCAGATCGCGTCCCGGCTCGGCATCGTCGAGAAGACGGTCAAGGTGCACCGCGCCCGGGTCATGGAGAAGATGCGGGCGAGATCGGTCGCTGAGCTGGTTCGGCTGGCTGACCGACTGGGCGTGATCGTGCCGAAGTCCTGA
- a CDS encoding TraR/DksA family transcriptional regulator: MYDVRTRLDQDLKAAVSRLRQLRGAAAVEERPGTIGGTCPFADEVDGIQASESREIGFATRELVRERVNRLSAALDRMNDGAYGACVECNEPISLARLDAMPEVQTCLRCQDRLERLGQARPMIHGNGVRQQRAHGSHPRWR, translated from the coding sequence GTGTATGACGTCAGAACGCGGCTCGATCAGGATCTGAAGGCGGCTGTCTCACGACTTCGCCAACTGCGTGGCGCGGCGGCGGTTGAGGAGCGGCCGGGGACGATCGGGGGCACTTGTCCCTTCGCCGACGAGGTCGACGGGATCCAGGCCAGCGAAAGCCGGGAGATCGGTTTCGCCACGCGCGAGCTGGTGCGGGAGCGCGTGAACCGTCTGTCGGCGGCGCTCGATCGGATGAACGACGGTGCGTATGGCGCCTGCGTGGAGTGCAATGAGCCGATTTCCCTGGCGCGACTGGACGCCATGCCGGAGGTGCAGACCTGCCTCCGGTGCCAGGACCGGCTCGAGCGACTCGGCCAGGCGCGCCCGATGATCCATGGTAACGGTGTTCGCCAGCAGCGAGCTCACGGCAGCCACCCGCGCTGGCGATAA
- a CDS encoding ATPase domain-containing protein, with translation MPARDLVKIGIDGLDEILSGGVLRGSIILVEGATGTGKTTLGMEFIYRGATEFNEPGLIVLFEISPDKLIRDAALFGWDLAELERQRRLKIVFTTRQVFQQEIQQADSLLLDEAAGIGAQRIFVDGLVRRITGGDDGHNVPEMFNLLAEGLQRERLTAMLGVEVAASDEAQLGAIVPEEFIADTIIRLRLEPRERAVHRSLEIVKARGQDYRMGRHSVAIIDGKGIEVYRRVQAPRDLTREEAAAFDPSTRISTGVPGLDELMSGGLFLGSTTLVVGITGSGKSVMALQYVAEGARRNERSLMLTLDEPPAQVLRNAASIGIDLKPPIEKGLVRLVYDRPQEIEIDRHFVQLENLVKEVRPRRAVIDSLSTYGSSLGSTGRSFRDFFHAVVALMKEHQVTTLYNHENPELLGMSSVMGPYGVSSLVDNVILLNWVELADTFRQALTIAKMRANAFDRTTHECEIVNGAGMRVLPREIPAGATRRLPFWEYYSLVARSPERHAAPSQG, from the coding sequence ATGCCGGCACGCGACCTGGTCAAGATCGGCATCGACGGGCTGGACGAGATCCTTTCCGGCGGCGTTCTACGTGGCAGCATCATCCTGGTCGAGGGAGCAACCGGGACGGGAAAGACGACCCTGGGGATGGAATTCATCTATCGGGGCGCGACCGAATTCAACGAGCCCGGGCTCATCGTCCTCTTCGAGATCTCCCCCGACAAGCTCATCCGCGATGCGGCGCTCTTCGGCTGGGACCTGGCCGAGCTCGAGCGACAGAGGCGGCTCAAGATCGTCTTCACGACACGTCAGGTGTTCCAGCAGGAGATCCAGCAGGCCGACAGCCTCCTCCTCGACGAGGCCGCCGGGATCGGGGCGCAACGGATCTTCGTCGACGGCCTCGTCCGCCGGATCACGGGCGGCGACGACGGCCACAACGTGCCGGAAATGTTCAATCTCCTCGCCGAGGGGCTGCAGCGCGAACGGCTCACCGCGATGCTGGGCGTGGAAGTGGCGGCCAGCGACGAAGCCCAGCTGGGGGCCATCGTGCCGGAGGAGTTCATCGCCGACACGATCATCCGACTCAGGCTCGAGCCGAGGGAGCGCGCGGTGCACCGGTCGCTGGAGATCGTGAAGGCCCGCGGCCAGGATTACCGGATGGGCCGCCACTCGGTCGCGATCATCGACGGCAAGGGGATCGAGGTCTACCGTCGGGTGCAGGCGCCCCGCGATCTGACTCGAGAAGAGGCGGCGGCGTTCGACCCTTCGACGCGCATCTCCACGGGCGTTCCCGGGCTCGATGAGCTGATGAGCGGAGGGTTGTTCCTCGGCAGCACCACGCTCGTCGTGGGGATCACCGGCTCCGGCAAGAGCGTCATGGCGCTTCAGTACGTGGCCGAGGGCGCCCGGCGGAACGAGCGGAGCCTCATGCTCACGCTCGATGAGCCGCCGGCCCAGGTGCTGCGGAATGCCGCCAGCATCGGGATCGATCTCAAGCCGCCGATCGAGAAGGGCCTGGTGCGACTCGTGTACGACCGGCCGCAAGAGATCGAGATCGACCGGCATTTCGTGCAGCTCGAGAACCTCGTGAAGGAAGTTCGGCCCCGGCGCGCCGTCATCGACAGCCTGTCGACCTATGGTTCGAGCCTCGGCTCGACAGGCCGGAGCTTTCGCGACTTCTTCCACGCGGTCGTCGCGCTCATGAAGGAACATCAGGTCACGACGCTCTACAACCACGAGAATCCGGAGTTGCTCGGGATGTCGTCGGTGATGGGGCCCTACGGCGTGAGCTCGCTGGTGGACAACGTGATCCTCCTCAACTGGGTCGAGCTGGCCGACACGTTCCGGCAAGCGCTGACGATCGCCAAGATGCGCGCGAACGCCTTCGACCGAACGACGCACGAGTGCGAGATCGTGAACGGCGCCGGGATGCGAGTGCTCCCGCGAGAGATCCCGGCCGGGGCCACGCGCCGGCTCCCCTTCTGGGAGTACTACAGCCTCGTCGCGCGATCGCCGGAGCGCCACGCCGCTCCGAGCCAGGGGTAG
- a CDS encoding ATP-binding protein — protein sequence MAPDWALPGWPFAAAVALAVVEALFIAWLLLRWAARRRAGLVLEKRLQFEALLAKLSAGLIHIPASEINTALEQALQQVVTFLGADRGNLDEYVAGGPGVRIAWALPGLEELPRVMDADQFPWTTKALGRGDIVRFSRTEELPEEAAIDRASYERVGTRSHVSIPLRAGGRMLGVLSFDAVRAESAWSDELVERLRLLSEAFANALERKRIDLSLAERLRFEKLLASLAATFSTLSAADFDREVRGALRRVVDFLGVDGGSLIEFSRDGSTVRSWAIEEWIDVAEFPWMTARLQRGEVVTVSRPDELPDEAAVDRRSYLALRVKPQIAVPLVAGKTVVGGLVLSTVGVDRARPGELMQHLELLGEVFANALSRKQGELEAQRLRQDLAHIGRVSAMGELTASLAHELSQPLTAILNNAQAARHLLPADTVNFGKIRQILDDIVADDKRAGGVIHRLRSLLKKGDLEFVTLDLNEIASEVAWLMRNDALNRDVTMGLDLAADLPRVRGDRAQLQQVVLNLVLNGLEAMREPHTGDRTLIIRTARDGAAAVRLAVQDSGIGIDEANVDRLFQPLHTTKAEGLGMGLAISRTIVDAHRGRLGAANNEHGGATFYFTLPVDTEDVR from the coding sequence ATGGCGCCGGACTGGGCCCTGCCCGGGTGGCCTTTCGCGGCGGCGGTGGCGCTGGCCGTCGTCGAGGCGCTATTCATCGCCTGGCTCCTGCTTCGCTGGGCGGCCCGCCGGCGGGCGGGCCTCGTGCTGGAGAAGCGCCTGCAGTTCGAAGCGCTCCTCGCGAAGCTTTCGGCGGGGTTGATTCACATCCCGGCCAGCGAGATCAACACGGCGCTCGAGCAGGCGCTCCAGCAGGTCGTCACGTTCCTGGGCGCGGATCGCGGCAATCTCGACGAATACGTCGCCGGCGGACCGGGGGTCCGCATCGCGTGGGCGCTGCCGGGTCTCGAGGAACTGCCGAGGGTCATGGACGCTGACCAGTTTCCCTGGACGACCAAGGCACTGGGACGTGGAGACATCGTCCGATTCTCCAGGACGGAGGAGCTTCCGGAGGAGGCGGCGATCGATCGGGCCAGCTACGAGCGCGTCGGCACCCGCTCGCACGTCTCGATCCCTCTGCGCGCCGGTGGACGGATGCTCGGCGTGCTGTCCTTCGACGCCGTCCGCGCAGAAAGCGCCTGGTCGGACGAGCTGGTAGAACGGCTCCGCCTCCTGAGCGAGGCCTTCGCCAACGCCCTGGAGCGCAAGCGGATCGATCTCTCGCTCGCCGAGCGCCTGCGGTTCGAGAAGCTGCTGGCCTCCCTGGCGGCCACGTTCAGCACGCTGTCGGCCGCCGATTTCGATCGAGAGGTCCGGGGCGCCCTCCGCCGGGTCGTCGACTTCCTGGGGGTCGATGGCGGCAGCCTGATCGAGTTCTCCCGGGACGGCAGCACCGTCCGGTCATGGGCTATCGAGGAATGGATCGATGTCGCCGAGTTCCCGTGGATGACGGCCCGCCTGCAACGCGGAGAGGTTGTCACCGTTTCCCGGCCCGACGAGCTTCCCGACGAGGCGGCCGTGGACCGGCGGAGCTATCTGGCGCTCCGCGTCAAGCCCCAGATCGCCGTCCCCCTCGTCGCCGGCAAGACCGTCGTTGGCGGGCTGGTGCTCAGCACCGTCGGCGTCGACCGCGCGAGGCCGGGCGAGCTGATGCAGCACCTCGAGCTCCTCGGGGAAGTGTTTGCCAACGCGCTGTCGCGCAAGCAGGGGGAACTCGAGGCACAGCGCCTCCGGCAGGATCTGGCGCACATCGGCCGGGTCTCGGCCATGGGCGAGCTCACCGCGTCGCTGGCCCACGAGCTCAGTCAGCCGCTCACCGCGATCCTCAACAACGCGCAGGCGGCCCGGCACCTCCTCCCGGCCGACACCGTGAATTTCGGCAAGATCCGCCAGATCCTGGACGACATCGTCGCCGACGACAAGCGGGCCGGTGGCGTCATCCACCGGCTGCGCAGCCTGCTCAAGAAGGGCGACCTGGAGTTCGTGACGCTCGACCTCAACGAGATCGCGAGTGAAGTGGCCTGGCTGATGAGGAACGACGCCTTGAACCGTGACGTGACGATGGGCCTCGACCTCGCCGCCGATCTGCCGAGGGTGCGCGGCGACCGCGCCCAGCTCCAGCAGGTGGTGCTGAACCTGGTGCTCAACGGCCTCGAGGCCATGCGGGAGCCGCACACGGGTGATCGGACGCTCATCATCCGGACGGCCAGGGACGGCGCGGCAGCGGTCAGGCTCGCGGTCCAGGACTCGGGGATCGGGATCGACGAGGCGAACGTCGACCGCCTCTTCCAGCCGCTCCACACGACCAAGGCCGAAGGGCTGGGCATGGGTCTCGCCATCTCGCGCACCATCGTCGACGCGCACCGCGGCCGGCTGGGGGCGGCGAACAACGAACACGGCGGCGCGACCTTCTATTTCACGCTGCCGGTGGACACGGAGGACGTGCGATGA
- a CDS encoding hybrid sensor histidine kinase/response regulator, whose amino-acid sequence MTTLDVSVFELDRGREALEKYGAVMHLTVQVYGADGCLIAGPAHRTPLFDLLAGRLAPGIFSKCARACLDRSHAGSPVVIEEWHGLTVVGTALRLAGEIVGAAVAGYGLTMHPGPREITRLARDCRLAFDDVWAVMRKELPVPRSRLPLHGELLGILGDTLLTEHYRSRQLEETSMRLAQASEAKDKFLAVLSHELRTPLATILGYARILRTGKLDEGAADQALEAIDRNAKLQTRLIEDLLDMSRIISGTLRLRAEPIAVAPLLEAAVANVRPGAQTKGISLDLVLDPSAEMISGDPVRMQQIVSNLLVNAIKFTPAGGRVEVRLERNGPEVQIVVKDTGPGIRRDFLPYVFDRFRQDDTTEARSHGGLGLGLAIVRHLVELHDGSVCAESPGAGQGATFTISLPALAGAEARFREAVPPTSGSSEAMDDPPMLKGLRVLVVDDDADARVLFTRALEQCEAQVTAVPSAGAALAALEGRKADVLVSDIGMPKESGYVLIRKIRRLTREQGGEIPALALTAYASPDDAKLALAAGFQAYLAKPVEPVELARAVADLARGLSTA is encoded by the coding sequence ATGACGACGCTCGACGTGAGCGTGTTCGAGCTCGACCGGGGGCGAGAGGCTCTCGAAAAGTACGGTGCCGTCATGCATCTGACTGTCCAGGTCTACGGCGCCGATGGATGTCTGATCGCGGGACCTGCGCATCGCACACCGCTGTTCGACCTCTTGGCGGGGAGGCTTGCGCCCGGGATCTTTTCGAAGTGCGCGCGAGCCTGCCTGGACCGATCCCACGCTGGCTCACCGGTCGTCATCGAGGAGTGGCACGGGCTCACGGTCGTCGGCACCGCCCTCAGGCTCGCCGGCGAGATCGTGGGCGCGGCGGTCGCGGGGTACGGGCTGACCATGCATCCGGGACCCCGCGAAATCACGCGCCTGGCCCGCGATTGCCGGCTCGCCTTCGACGACGTGTGGGCGGTGATGCGCAAGGAGCTGCCGGTGCCGCGCTCCCGGCTGCCGCTGCACGGCGAGCTGCTGGGAATCCTCGGTGACACGCTCCTGACCGAGCACTACCGCTCCCGGCAGCTCGAAGAGACCTCGATGAGGCTCGCGCAGGCGTCCGAGGCCAAGGATAAGTTCCTGGCCGTGCTCTCCCACGAGCTCCGGACGCCGCTAGCCACGATCCTGGGCTACGCCCGGATCCTGCGCACGGGGAAGCTCGACGAGGGCGCAGCGGATCAGGCGCTCGAGGCGATCGACCGCAACGCGAAATTGCAGACGCGGCTCATCGAGGATCTCCTCGACATGTCCCGAATCATCTCAGGGACGCTCCGGCTTCGGGCCGAACCGATCGCGGTGGCACCGCTTCTGGAGGCGGCTGTCGCGAACGTCCGCCCGGGAGCTCAGACGAAGGGCATTTCGCTCGATCTCGTGCTCGATCCGTCGGCGGAGATGATCTCCGGCGATCCGGTCCGCATGCAGCAAATCGTGTCGAACCTGCTTGTCAACGCGATCAAGTTCACGCCCGCAGGGGGCAGGGTCGAGGTACGACTCGAGCGGAATGGACCCGAGGTGCAGATCGTCGTCAAGGATACTGGCCCTGGCATCCGTCGGGACTTCCTTCCCTATGTCTTCGACCGTTTCCGCCAGGACGACACCACCGAGGCGAGATCGCACGGCGGGCTCGGTCTCGGCCTCGCCATCGTGCGCCACCTGGTGGAACTGCACGACGGCTCCGTCTGTGCCGAGAGTCCCGGCGCGGGCCAGGGGGCGACGTTCACCATCAGTCTTCCGGCCCTGGCCGGCGCGGAGGCACGGTTTCGGGAGGCGGTACCCCCGACCAGCGGAAGCTCCGAAGCCATGGATGATCCACCGATGCTCAAAGGATTGCGGGTCCTGGTGGTGGATGACGACGCCGATGCGCGCGTCCTGTTCACCAGAGCGCTCGAGCAGTGCGAGGCCCAGGTGACAGCCGTCCCGTCCGCGGGGGCGGCGCTCGCCGCCCTCGAAGGCCGGAAAGCGGACGTCCTGGTCAGCGACATCGGCATGCCCAAGGAGAGCGGTTACGTCCTGATCCGAAAAATCCGGCGCCTCACGCGCGAGCAAGGGGGAGAGATCCCGGCCCTCGCGTTGACCGCGTACGCGAGCCCCGACGACGCCAAACTCGCCCTCGCGGCCGGCTTTCAGGCCTATCTCGCCAAGCCCGTCGAACCGGTCGAGCTGGCGCGGGCCGTCGCGGATCTGGCCCGCGGCCTCAGCACCGCGTAA
- a CDS encoding response regulator yields MKGVHILVIEDAADMLDVLTTLLRCEGAEVVGAANGRDALALYHGHRFDVVVTDLGLPDISGDVLIRILIAAARHPLKVVVITGEGEPSVTRAVEAGASAIFIKPCDWGHVLRYLNGLGVVAAA; encoded by the coding sequence ATGAAAGGCGTACATATCCTGGTCATCGAAGATGCGGCCGATATGCTGGACGTGCTCACGACATTGCTCCGGTGTGAGGGCGCCGAGGTCGTGGGAGCCGCGAACGGACGTGACGCGTTGGCCTTGTATCACGGGCACCGCTTCGACGTGGTCGTGACGGATCTCGGCCTGCCCGACATATCGGGCGACGTGCTGATCCGCATCTTGATCGCCGCCGCGCGACACCCCCTCAAAGTCGTCGTCATCACGGGTGAAGGTGAGCCCTCCGTGACCCGCGCGGTTGAAGCCGGCGCGAGCGCTATCTTCATCAAACCGTGTGACTGGGGGCACGTGCTCAGGTACCTGAACGGGCTCGGCGTGGTCGCCGCTGCCTGA